A single genomic interval of Gossypium raimondii isolate GPD5lz chromosome 11, ASM2569854v1, whole genome shotgun sequence harbors:
- the LOC105803696 gene encoding MLO-like protein 4 — MEEGEAVVREGKSLEETPTWAVATVITVMICFGFLVHHALKNFGQWLERTKRKSLLAALEKIKEELMLFGVLSLLMGHWISFFAKICIKSSALDSRFYPCAKSSHKNSEHAVKLNTNSTVFRGKKLVTVHHGYCPEGKDSFASHESLEQLHHFVFVLGITHVSYSFIAIALAMIKIYSWRTWENHAKAVADQYLQESSPGEVGPRMKRLTTFISHHGSHPWSQSRVFVWLLCFTRQFWSSINYSDYTALRLGFITTHELPFTYDFHNYMVRSMEEEFRDIVGISVPFWIYCILCVFLDFHGTNLYFWLSFLPAILILLIGTKLHRVVVKLAVEIRENDPSEGFHKFNLRDELFWFGRPRFLLRLIQLISFQNAFEMASFLWSLWEIKDPSCFMENRAFLATRLAFGIISQCWCSFITFPLYVIVTQMGSKFRSAIISENVRHSLSKWKRRVREKHGPFLRESLSTSSLDSMATDINKGHSHGKRGPTDKDAASPSQQQEGSAAMQEPSPSSSSSHKGKLKSKSPQLNFSLEECSPNSDGTNADNNDDRFDVEDEIHCIEP; from the exons atggagGAAGGAGAGGCTGTAGTTAGAGAAGGGAAATCCTTGGAAGAAACCCCAACTTGGGCTGTTGCTACTGTGATCACTGTTATGATTTGTTTTGGTTTCTTGGTTCATCAcgctttgaaaaattttgggcAG TGGTTGGAAAGGACTAAGAGGAAATCTCTGTTAGCAGCCTTGGAGAAGATCAAAGAGG AACTGATGCTTTTTGGGGTTCTGTCGTTGTTGATGGGCCATTGGATTTcattttttgctaaaatttgcATAAAATCATCGGCCTTGGATAGCCGATTCTATCCTTGTGCCAAATCCAGTCATAAAAATTCCGAGCACGCCGTGAAGTTGAACACCAATAGCACGGTTTTCAGAGGGAAGAAGCTTGTTACTGTGCACCATGGTTATTGTCCTGAG GGTAAAGATTCTTTTGCTTCACATGAAAGCCTTGAGCAGCTTCACCATTTCGTATTCGTGCTCGGTATCACCCATGTTTCTTACAGCTTTATTGCCATCGCGTTGGCTATGATTAAG ATTTATAGCTGGAGAACATGGGAGAATCATGCCAAGGCAGTGGCTGATCAATATTTACAAG AATCCTCACCAGGTGAAGTCGGTCCAAGAATGAAGCGACTGACAACTTTCATTTCTCACCATGGTTCTCATCCATGGAGCCAAAGCAGAGTTTTTGTTTGGCTG CTTTGCTTCACCCGCCAGTTCTGGAGTTCTATAAACTATTCTGACTACACGGCTTTGCGGTTGGGGTTCATTACA ACTCATGAACTTCCTTTTACGTATGATTTCCATAATTATATGGTTCGAAGCATGGAAGAAGAGTTTCGGGATATCGTTGGCATTAG CGTGCCCTTCTGGATTTATTGCATACTAtgcgtctttcttgatttccaTG GAACCAATCTTTACTTTTGGCTTTCGTTCCTTCCTGCCATC CTGATACTGCTAATCGGAACGAAACTGCACCGTGTGGTTGTAAAATTAGCTGTTGAAATCAGGGAGAACGATCCGTCGGAGGGTTTCCATAAATTTAACCTGAGGGATGAACTCTTTTGGTTTGGAAGGCCCAGGTTCCTCTTACGTTTGATACAGCTTATTTCATTTCAA AATGCATTTGAGATGGCTTCATTCCTTTGGTCACTG TGGGAAATTAAGGATCCTTCTTGCTTCATGGAGAACCGTGCCTTCCTTGCAACTCGTTTGGCATTTgg TATAATCTCTCAGTGCTGGTGTAGCTTTATAACATTCCCACTCTATGTTATAGTTACACAG ATGGGTTCCAAGTTCCGAAGTGCAATCATTTCTGAAAATGTGAGGCATTCACTGTCCAAGTGGAAAAGAAGAGTGAGGGAAAAGCATGGTCCCTTCCTGAGGGAATCACTGTCAACCTCATCGTTGGACTCCATGGCAACCGACATAAACAAAGGCCACAGCCATGGCAAAAGAGGCCCAACAGATAAAGATGCAGCATCACCATCTCAGCAGCAAGAGGGCTCTGCTGCAATGCAAGAaccatcaccatcatcatcatcttcacaTAAAGGCAAGTTGAAGTCGAAGTCCCCACAACTTAACTTTTCCTTAGAGGAATGCAGCCCTAATTCTGATGGTACCAATGCCGATAATAACGATGACCGTTTTGATGTTGAAGATGAAATACATTGCATTGAACCTTGA
- the LOC105803692 gene encoding proteasome subunit alpha type-7 encodes MARYDRAITVFSPDGHLFQVEYALEAVRKGNAAVGVRGTDIVVLGVEKKSTAKLQDSRSVKKIVNLDNHIALACAGLKADARVLINRARIECQSHRLTVEDPVTVEYITRYIAGLQQKYTQSGGVRPFGLSTLIVGFDPYSGVPSLYQTDPSGTFSAWKANATGRNSNSIREFLEKNYKETSGQETIKLAIRALLEVVESGGKNIEVAVMTKEHGLRQLEEAEIDAIAAEIEAEKEAAEAAKKAPPKEK; translated from the exons ATGGCGAGGTACGATAGAGCGATCACAGTATTCTCGCCGGACGGCCATTTGTTCCAAGTTGAATATGCCCTCGAAGCCGTCCGTAAAGGTAACGCCGCCGTTGGTGTTCGCGGCACTGACATCGTCGTCCTCGGCGTCGAGAAAAAATCTACCGCCAAGCTCCAGGACTCCAG ATCGGTTAAGAAGATTGTGAACTTGGATAATCACATTGCACTGGCATGTGCTGGCCTCAAAGCCGATGCTCGAGTCCTCATAAATAGGGCTCGGATTGAATGTCAAAGCCACAGGCTGACTGTTGAAGATCCAGTTACTGTTGAGTATATTACTCGATACATTGCGGGTCTTCAGCAGAAGTACACTCAAAGCGGAGGTGTTAGGCCGTTTGGTCTCTCAACTCTGATTGTGGGCTTTGATCCATACTCCGGTGTACCGTCACTATATCAGACGGATCCATCAGGGACATTTTCAGCCTGGAAAGCTAATGCCACTGGTAGAAACTCTAACTCAATCAGAGAGTTCCTAGAGAAGAACTATAAGGAAACCTCTGGACAAGAAACCATTAAGCTTGCAATTCGTGCTTTGCTTGAG GTTGTTGAGAGTGGGGGAAAGAATATTGAAGTTGCTGTGATGACGAAGGAGCATGGTCTGCGGCAGCTTGAAGAAGCTGAAATTGATGCCATTGCAGCTGAGATTGAAGCAGAGAAGGAAGCGGCTGAGGCTGCAAAGAAAGCCCCtccaaaggaaaaataa
- the LOC105803694 gene encoding uncharacterized protein LOC105803694, protein MKEDYETEEKKQAAADVLFQYSKFAMACIGNQVRPCDMRLHLMKEISGLPTSLKRVSSQAAASPDSMGESSSSGTARLDKKADKVDK, encoded by the exons ATGAAAGAAGATTACGAG actgaagaaaagaaacaagctgCTGCTGATGTTCTATTTCAATATTCGAAATTTGCAATGGCATGCATAGGAAACCAAGTTCGTCCTTGTGACATGAGGTTGCATTTGATGAAG GAAATATCAGGGCTCCCAACTTCTCTTAAGAGAGTTTCATCCCAAGCTGCTGCTTCTCCTGATTCAATGGGCGAGTCATCAAGCTCAGGTACCGCAAGACTTGATAAGAAGGCTGATAAAGTTGATAAATGA